In Myripristis murdjan chromosome 2, fMyrMur1.1, whole genome shotgun sequence, a genomic segment contains:
- the LOC115372541 gene encoding sorting nexin-4-like: protein MRPGSATTAGEEKRMAEDGKEESAATGDSDQPAAGLDSTVTTMVEEGSTLLRRMEISVAEAEKRSGKNSVNMQETFTVYLIETRPMDAIAEGRNPAPDSLWRRYSEFELLRNYLLVTYPFIVVPPLPEKRAEFVWHKLSADNMDPDFVERRRVGLENFLLRVASHPILSNDKILYHFLTEEHGWKEVVYDTGFQAKADSRLRALSATFRVRNPDKRFVDMKHYSDELQSHTSQLLRARARVADRLYGVYKVHGNYGRVFSEWSAIEKEMGDGLQSAGHHMDAYAASIDDILEEEEHYADQLKEYLFYAEALRAVCRKHELTQFELEMATQDLVSKKQQREELATGIVRTFSFKGMTNKLFGQEAPEQREARLKLLEELIAEGEESVKEKTAECEEHVEGGWVDMQRFKEQKDKDLREALINYAIMQISMCKKGIQVWSNAKECFLKM from the exons ATGCGTCCTGgctcagcaacaacagcaggagaggagaagaggatggCGGAGGATGGAAAAGAAGAGTCAGCGGCGACTGGCGACTCAGACCAGCCAGCAGCCGGACTGGACAGCACCGTCACCACG ATGGTGGAGGAGGGCTCCACTCTCCTGCGCAGGATGGAGATCAGTGTCGCTGAGGCAGAGAAACGCAGCGGGAAAAACTCAGTGAACATGCAGGAGACGTTCACTGTGTACCTCATCGAAACACG GCCAATGGATGCAATAGCTGAGGGCCGCAACCCAGCCCCTGACTCTCTGTGGCGGAGATACAGTGAATTTGAGCTTCTGCGGAATTACCTTTTAGTCACCTATCCATTCATCGTCGTGCCGCCTCTGCCTGAGAAGAGG GCGGAGTTCGTGTGGCACAAGTTGTCGGCAGACAACATGGACCCAGACTTTGTGGAGCGTCGCAGGGTCGGGCTGGAGAACTTCTTGCTCCGTGTGGCGTCACATCCTATCCTCTCCAATGACAAGATCCTCTACCACTTCCTGACTGAG GAACATGGCTGGAAGGAGGTGGTGTATGATACAGGATTTCAGGCTAAG GCGGACTCCAGGCTGAGAGCTTTGAGTGCCACCTTCAGGGTGAGGAACCCAGACAA ACGCTTTGTGGATATGAAACACTACAGTGATGAGCTGCAGTCTCACACTTCTCAGCTGCTCCGAGCACGAGCA AGGGTTGCAGACCGACTTTATGGTGTGTACAAGGTCCATGGGAACTACGGAAGAGTCTTCAG TGAGTGGAGTGCaatagagaaagagatgggAGATGGACTGCAGAGTGCCGGTCATCACATGGATGC GTATGCTGCCTCAATAGATGATATATTGGAAGAAGAGGAGCATTACGCAGACCAGCTGAAAGAATATCTTTTTTATGCTGAAGCCCTCAG GGCGGTGTGTAGGAAACATGAGCTGACCCAGTTTGAGCTGGAGATGGCGACGCAGGATCTCGTCTCCAAGAAGCAGCAACGCGAGGAACTGGCTACAGGG ATTGTGCGGACATTCTCTTTCAAAGGGATGACCAACAAGCTTTTTGGTCAAGAGGCTCCTGAGCAGAGGGAGGCCAGGCtcaagctgctggaggagctgataGCAGAAGGGGAAGAATCCGTCAAGGAGAAAACAGCGGAGTGCGA AGAGCATGTTGAGGGAGGATGGGTGGACATGCAACGCTTCAAAGAGCAGAAAGACAAAGATTTACGGGAGGCACTCATCAACTATGCCATCATGCAAATTAGCATGTGCAAGAAG GGAATACAAGTGTGGAGCAATGCCAAAGAATGTTTTCTCAAGATGTAA